In Bdellovibrio sp. GT3, one genomic interval encodes:
- a CDS encoding NADH-quinone oxidoreductase subunit A — MALGGIIFIVIFIALFGSFLVWLSIKTGGKVHYHPVKYEPYECGLPSLDKKDTKVSVKFYLTAILFILFDIEIIFMYPWATSFRDFIATGQGGVVFGSMAFFLAVFIFGLFWEVKSKALEWD, encoded by the coding sequence GTCATTTTTATTGCGCTTTTTGGCAGTTTTCTTGTCTGGTTATCAATCAAGACGGGCGGAAAAGTGCATTATCATCCGGTTAAGTACGAGCCCTACGAGTGTGGTCTCCCTTCGCTAGATAAAAAAGATACGAAAGTTTCTGTGAAGTTTTATCTCACAGCAATCCTCTTCATTCTTTTCGATATCGAAATCATTTTTATGTACCCATGGGCGACATCGTTCCGTGATTTCATCGCTACTGGACAAGGCGGGGTCGTTTTTGGATCCATGGCCTTCTTCTTGGCTGTGTTCATCTTCGGTTTGTTCTGGGAAGTAAAATCAAAAGCATTGGAATGGGATTAA